From Acidimicrobiales bacterium, one genomic window encodes:
- a CDS encoding type II secretion system F family protein yields MFELSPQIAAALLGGGVALAIWAIASQAHEKSVVRESLRALDDYEVESVRDQELLNPLTERALLPILGALTSIGRRLTPVGYVDGVRHKYVLSGRPSQQQIDRFLAVRVVTVVLVPVSIWFWYIWNPLARHGMTQLGGNALFCLALLVGPDARLNRAVEDRQKSVLRGLPDIIDLLVISVEAGLGFEQALQRTIASVPGALSDEFARMLGEVRAGSTRSEAMRAMDARIEVPEIRSFVLAILQADTFGVSIGRVLRGQAEEMRIKRRQLAQEKAQKAPVKMLIPMVFCIFPALFTVVLGPAIIRIMNNF; encoded by the coding sequence GTGTTCGAACTGTCACCCCAAATTGCAGCCGCACTCCTCGGTGGCGGCGTCGCACTCGCCATCTGGGCGATCGCGTCGCAGGCCCACGAGAAGTCGGTCGTTCGCGAGTCGCTGCGAGCGCTCGACGACTACGAGGTCGAGTCCGTCCGGGACCAGGAGCTCCTGAACCCGCTGACGGAGCGAGCCCTTCTGCCGATCCTCGGCGCTCTCACCAGCATCGGTCGCCGGCTGACCCCGGTCGGCTATGTCGACGGCGTCCGCCACAAGTACGTCCTTTCCGGGCGGCCGTCGCAGCAGCAGATCGATCGATTCCTCGCCGTGCGCGTGGTCACCGTCGTGCTCGTCCCGGTCTCGATCTGGTTCTGGTACATCTGGAACCCGTTGGCCCGGCACGGCATGACCCAGCTCGGCGGCAACGCACTGTTCTGCCTGGCGCTCCTGGTCGGGCCCGACGCCCGTCTGAACCGGGCTGTGGAAGACCGGCAGAAGTCGGTCCTGCGAGGTCTGCCCGACATCATCGACCTCCTCGTCATCAGCGTCGAGGCCGGTCTCGGTTTCGAGCAGGCCCTCCAGCGCACGATCGCCTCGGTTCCCGGCGCGCTGAGCGACGAGTTCGCTCGCATGCTCGGTGAGGTTCGCGCCGGTTCGACCCGTTCGGAGGCCATGCGAGCGATGGACGCCCGTATCGAGGTCCCCGAGATTCGCAGCTTCGTGCTGGCGATCCTGCAGGCCGACACCTTCGGCGTCTCCATCGGTCGTGTTCTGCGCGGTCAGGCCGAGGAGATGCGCATCAAGCGCCGTCAGCTGGCCCAGGAGAAGGCCCAGAAGGCGCCGGTCAAGATGCTCATCCCGATGGTGTTCTGCATCTTCCCCGCGCTCTTCACCGTGGTGCTCGGTCCGGCGATCATCCGGATCATGAACAACTTCTGA
- a CDS encoding P-loop NTPase has protein sequence MSSFFTDDTSADAAPAFGGEGESLVPDASTSVDGLLGSTPTPPVNLVVIDPDDVARSRIVETLGSDISSFPMVEDLIPYLNGEPIVMVLGPSCAVDGTLSSVERVTHAHREIGAILVTEELTTNLLQQALRSGVKDVLASPADAHQLNEAIGRVASSLSASPSAPAGADDIFEDDGELGKVITVFSTKGGAGKSMIATNLGVTLAGRSDKPVCLVDADLQFGDIAVMLKLSPQHTIVDAVSSLDRLDASLLQNLLVTHESSGLLILPAPLEPAFADQIGATEMMQIIEVLRRFCSFVIVDTPAYFNDVVLGMIEVSDEVLLVAGMDIPNIKNVKIGLQTLRLLNTPMEKLHLVLNRANSKVKLDVTEVERTLQVSADILIPSDIVVPQSVNRGVPVVQSAPRSGVAKSLEDLASMFTPATSGKGRKK, from the coding sequence ATGTCGAGCTTCTTCACCGACGACACCAGCGCCGACGCGGCCCCCGCGTTCGGCGGTGAGGGCGAATCGTTGGTCCCGGATGCCTCCACCTCGGTGGACGGACTCCTGGGCTCGACACCAACCCCACCCGTCAATCTCGTCGTCATCGATCCCGACGACGTCGCCCGCAGCCGCATCGTCGAGACGCTCGGCAGCGACATCTCCAGCTTTCCGATGGTCGAGGACCTGATCCCGTACCTCAACGGTGAGCCCATCGTGATGGTGCTCGGTCCGAGCTGTGCCGTCGACGGCACCCTCAGCTCGGTCGAGCGAGTCACCCACGCCCACCGAGAGATCGGGGCCATCCTCGTCACCGAGGAGCTGACCACGAACCTTCTGCAGCAGGCGCTGCGCTCGGGCGTCAAGGACGTCCTCGCGTCGCCGGCGGATGCACATCAGCTCAACGAAGCCATCGGGCGGGTCGCCTCGTCGCTGTCGGCATCGCCCTCCGCTCCGGCGGGCGCCGACGACATCTTCGAAGACGACGGAGAGCTCGGCAAAGTCATCACGGTCTTCTCGACCAAGGGTGGCGCCGGCAAGTCGATGATCGCCACGAACCTCGGCGTCACGCTGGCCGGACGTTCCGACAAGCCCGTGTGCCTCGTCGACGCCGATCTCCAGTTCGGCGACATCGCCGTGATGCTGAAGCTCTCGCCTCAGCACACGATCGTCGATGCCGTCAGCTCTCTCGACCGTCTCGACGCGAGCCTCCTGCAGAACCTGCTGGTGACGCACGAGTCATCGGGTCTGCTGATCCTCCCCGCACCGCTCGAGCCGGCGTTCGCCGACCAGATCGGGGCGACCGAGATGATGCAGATCATCGAGGTGCTCCGGCGCTTCTGCTCGTTCGTCATCGTCGACACGCCGGCCTACTTCAACGACGTGGTGCTCGGAATGATCGAGGTCAGCGACGAGGTGCTCCTCGTGGCCGGCATGGACATTCCGAACATCAAGAACGTCAAGATCGGCCTGCAGACGCTTCGCCTGCTCAACACCCCGATGGAGAAGCTCCATCTGGTGCTGAACCGGGCGAACTCGAAGGTGAAGCTCGACGTCACCGAGGTGGAGCGCACGCTCCAGGTGAGCGCCGACATCCTGATCCCGAGCGACATCGTCGTGCCGCAGTCGGTGAACCGCGGCGTGCCGGTGGTGCAGAGCGCACCTCGCTCGGGTGTCGCCAAGTCGTTGGAGGACCTCGCGTCGATGTTCACACCGGCGACGAGCGGCAAGGGACGCAAGAAGTAG
- a CDS encoding GAF domain-containing sensor histidine kinase, with amino-acid sequence MSDLQTPNEASVADAERLRQPSPHRSNSWLRPLARMGRASDGYDVANPGPGMTDRVDRVAAFAPAILAIRWGMTAVSLALSASAFVNSDWEIVLWCMTLVSYTVIRTVSPLRYTGDVRSLLQVVLEIALHVGAVAATDYWESPFVFSLMTAIIVAGFARGFGFGLRIAIGAALAISLGDAARPSYELQDLRITLQWSAVLLLVGVVAGYARRISGEADRQHSLALDRLDRLSDANALLFSLHRVAQTLPASLDLGDVLDTTVARLRGLVDFDAVAILVFDDTDASWQVIRREGAVLPARLGPTELPRPLMDAMSSNRLIEEPDLSQPRGPGISPTSSSGLYTVLPARGSIIGLLAVESRQPNAFGRRDVELLNGFVEPVALAIDNARWFSRLRTVGADEERTRIARDLHDNIGQSLAYLAFEIDRLVKKESEGEELGGSLEQLRSDLRGVIGEVRDTLYDLRTDVSDQLEIGEVLEQFSARVMDRTELDIRVYADRSGSRLPLLQEREMWRIAQEALVNVERHAEARGVAVRWRCDGEAAALEIADDGKGFPVGKAGRLDSYGIMGMRERASSIGARLELHSEEGRGTVVRCFLPADRNAGRRS; translated from the coding sequence ATGAGCGACCTGCAGACGCCCAACGAGGCGTCCGTGGCCGATGCGGAACGCCTGCGTCAGCCATCGCCTCACCGCTCCAACTCGTGGTTGCGGCCGCTGGCTCGCATGGGTCGGGCCAGCGACGGCTACGACGTCGCGAATCCCGGGCCGGGGATGACCGATCGCGTCGACCGCGTCGCCGCGTTCGCCCCCGCGATCCTCGCGATCCGGTGGGGCATGACCGCGGTTTCGCTGGCGCTCTCCGCCTCGGCGTTCGTGAACTCCGACTGGGAGATCGTGCTGTGGTGCATGACGCTCGTCAGCTACACGGTCATCCGTACCGTCAGTCCGCTTCGCTACACCGGTGACGTCCGCTCGCTGCTCCAGGTGGTGCTCGAGATCGCGCTCCACGTCGGCGCGGTCGCTGCGACCGACTATTGGGAGTCGCCGTTCGTCTTCTCTCTGATGACGGCGATCATCGTCGCGGGCTTCGCCCGTGGCTTCGGATTCGGTCTGCGTATCGCGATCGGCGCTGCGCTCGCGATCAGTCTCGGCGACGCAGCCCGTCCCAGCTACGAGTTGCAGGACCTCCGCATCACGCTCCAGTGGTCGGCGGTGCTGCTCCTGGTCGGCGTGGTCGCAGGCTACGCACGCCGCATCAGCGGCGAGGCGGACCGTCAACACTCCCTCGCGCTGGACCGCCTCGACCGACTGTCCGACGCCAACGCGCTGCTCTTCTCCCTGCATCGCGTCGCCCAGACCCTGCCGGCCTCGCTGGATCTCGGCGACGTCCTCGACACCACGGTCGCTCGTCTGCGCGGTCTCGTCGACTTCGATGCCGTCGCCATCCTGGTGTTCGACGACACCGATGCCAGCTGGCAGGTCATCCGGCGGGAGGGCGCGGTGCTGCCGGCTCGTCTCGGGCCGACCGAACTCCCGCGGCCGCTGATGGACGCGATGTCCAGCAACCGCCTGATCGAGGAGCCCGACCTGTCGCAGCCGCGCGGCCCGGGGATCTCACCGACGTCGTCGTCGGGCCTCTACACCGTCCTGCCTGCCCGCGGCTCCATCATCGGCCTTCTCGCCGTCGAGTCGCGCCAGCCGAATGCGTTCGGTCGCCGAGACGTCGAGTTGCTCAACGGGTTTGTCGAACCCGTCGCCCTCGCGATCGACAACGCTCGCTGGTTCAGCCGCCTGCGCACGGTGGGCGCCGACGAAGAGCGGACGCGTATCGCCCGAGATCTCCACGACAACATCGGCCAGTCGCTGGCCTACCTCGCCTTCGAGATCGACCGCCTGGTCAAGAAGGAGAGCGAGGGCGAGGAACTCGGAGGATCGCTCGAGCAGCTGCGCAGTGACCTCCGTGGTGTCATCGGCGAGGTGCGCGACACGCTCTACGACCTGCGCACCGACGTGTCGGACCAGCTCGAGATCGGCGAGGTGCTCGAACAGTTCAGCGCCCGGGTCATGGATCGCACCGAGCTCGACATCCGGGTCTACGCCGATCGGAGCGGATCTCGACTTCCGTTGCTGCAAGAGCGCGAGATGTGGCGCATCGCCCAGGAGGCGCTCGTCAACGTCGAACGCCATGCGGAGGCCCGCGGCGTCGCGGTTCGCTGGCGCTGCGACGGAGAGGCGGCAGCGCTCGAGATCGCCGACGACGGCAAGGGATTCCCGGTCGGGAAGGCCGGTCGTCTGGACTCGTACGGGATCATGGGAATGCGGGAGCGGGCGTCGTCGATCGGTGCCAGGCTGGAGCTGCATTCCGAGGAAGGCCGCGGCACCGTGGTGCGCTGCTTCCTCCCCGCCGATCGCAACGCCGGACGGCGTTCGTGA
- the rpsA gene encoding 30S ribosomal protein S1, giving the protein MTDTSLEETQFGTFDSEGNYTPRQIIDTDLGGVDIEEAYTSTMVLVEDGQLVTGTVVRVDQDEVLLDIGYKSEGVIPSRELSIRNDVDPSEVVSMGDSIEALVITKEDKEGRLVLSKKRAQYERAWGKIEEIKEAEGMVKGPVIEVVKGGLIIDIGLRGFLPASLVELRRVRDLQPYVGKELEAKIIELDKNRNNVVLSRRAWLEETQKEQRDAFLDDLKPGERRTGVVSSVVNFGAFVDLGGMDGLVHVSELSWKHVDHPSSVVTVGDEIEVEVLEVDLDRERISLSLKATQQDPWQEFAGSHRVGELVYGRVTKLVPFGSFVQVGDGIEGLVHISEMSAHHVDLPEQVVTPGEELWVKIIDLDLQRRRISLSIKQAAEGGQVAAEYQEHFGDHAYDAEGNYMGDESSEGQQAWEEYYATAGEDAPVPGTTEVDEDGNEYEYDYVEEEVEVEVTDEAADETVDATTDEVADEEAEQG; this is encoded by the coding sequence ATGACCGACACCTCCCTCGAAGAGACCCAGTTCGGGACCTTCGATTCCGAAGGCAACTACACCCCTCGCCAGATCATCGACACCGACCTCGGTGGCGTCGACATCGAGGAGGCCTACACGAGCACCATGGTGCTGGTGGAAGACGGGCAGCTCGTCACGGGCACCGTCGTGCGGGTCGACCAGGACGAGGTCCTGCTCGACATCGGCTACAAGTCCGAAGGCGTGATCCCGAGCCGTGAGCTCTCGATTCGCAACGACGTCGACCCCAGCGAGGTCGTGTCGATGGGCGATTCGATCGAAGCCCTCGTCATCACCAAGGAAGACAAGGAAGGGCGTCTCGTCCTCTCCAAGAAGCGCGCCCAGTACGAGCGTGCCTGGGGCAAGATCGAAGAGATCAAGGAAGCCGAAGGCATGGTCAAGGGCCCGGTGATCGAAGTCGTCAAGGGCGGCCTGATCATCGACATCGGCCTGCGCGGCTTCCTCCCGGCCTCGCTCGTCGAGCTCCGCCGAGTTCGCGACCTCCAGCCCTACGTCGGCAAGGAGCTCGAGGCGAAGATCATCGAGCTCGACAAGAACCGCAACAACGTGGTCCTCTCCCGCCGGGCGTGGCTCGAGGAGACCCAGAAGGAACAGCGCGACGCGTTCCTCGACGATCTCAAGCCCGGCGAGCGCCGGACCGGTGTCGTCTCCTCGGTCGTCAACTTCGGTGCGTTCGTCGATCTCGGCGGCATGGACGGCCTCGTCCACGTCTCGGAGCTGTCGTGGAAGCATGTCGACCATCCCTCGTCCGTCGTCACCGTCGGTGACGAGATCGAGGTGGAGGTGCTCGAGGTCGATCTCGATCGTGAGCGCATCAGCCTGTCGCTGAAGGCAACGCAGCAGGATCCCTGGCAGGAGTTCGCCGGATCGCATCGCGTCGGCGAGCTCGTCTACGGCCGGGTCACCAAGCTCGTGCCGTTCGGCTCGTTCGTCCAGGTGGGCGACGGCATCGAGGGTCTCGTGCACATCTCCGAGATGTCGGCGCACCATGTCGACCTTCCCGAGCAAGTCGTCACGCCGGGCGAGGAGCTGTGGGTCAAGATCATCGATCTCGACCTCCAGCGTCGCCGCATCAGCCTGTCGATCAAGCAGGCCGCCGAGGGCGGTCAGGTGGCGGCCGAGTACCAGGAGCACTTCGGCGACCATGCCTACGACGCCGAGGGCAACTACATGGGCGACGAGAGCTCCGAAGGCCAGCAGGCCTGGGAGGAGTACTACGCCACCGCCGGTGAGGACGCACCCGTGCCGGGGACGACCGAGGTCGACGAGGACGGCAACGAGTACGAGTACGACTACGTCGAGGAAGAGGTCGAGGTCGAGGTGACCGACGAAGCCGCTGACGAGACGGTCGACGCGACCACCGACGAAGTGGCGGACGAGGAAGCCGAACAGGGCTGA
- a CDS encoding CpaF family protein, translating into MSLYKRLHEVQQGADDKAAATPAAAGSLAAATAAAKAGGPARRDPVLDELRQRIHHSLIEELGPILYDSRLSEEDLRKKVHEQLHQALALERAPLSASDKAQLIQDVSDDILGYGPIDPLLRDDDVSEIMVNGPDSVYVERNGKLTKDPVTFVDEAHLRRIIDKIVGQVGRRIDESTPMCDARLPDGSRVNAIIHPLTIGGPFLTIRKFKADPLQVDDLIRFGTLDANAARFLQACVVGRLNMIVSGGTGTGKTTTLNVMSSFIPETERIVTVEDAKELQLHQDHVLCLETRPPNIEGRGAVTIRDLVKNSLRMRPDRIVVGECRAGEALDMLQAMNTGHDGSLTTVHANTPRDTLSRLETLTLMAGFDLPVRAIREQMASAIDVIVQIARLRDGSRRITHITEVQGMEGDVITLQDVFLFDFSAGVDDNGRYRGVLKPTGIRPKFAEKLTAEGIRLGPETFQPNGGGMVAQ; encoded by the coding sequence ATGAGTCTCTACAAGCGTCTCCATGAGGTCCAGCAGGGAGCGGACGACAAGGCCGCCGCCACCCCTGCGGCGGCGGGCAGCCTCGCCGCAGCCACTGCGGCCGCCAAGGCCGGCGGTCCGGCTCGCCGCGACCCCGTGCTCGACGAGCTCCGTCAGCGCATCCACCACAGCCTGATCGAAGAGCTCGGCCCGATCCTCTACGACAGCCGCCTCTCCGAAGAGGACCTTCGCAAGAAGGTGCACGAGCAGCTGCACCAGGCGCTCGCCCTCGAGCGGGCACCGCTGTCGGCCTCCGACAAGGCGCAGCTGATCCAGGACGTCTCCGACGACATTCTCGGCTACGGCCCGATCGATCCGCTGCTGCGCGACGACGACGTCTCGGAAATCATGGTCAACGGCCCCGACTCGGTCTACGTCGAACGCAACGGCAAGCTGACGAAGGATCCCGTGACCTTCGTCGACGAGGCGCATCTGCGCCGCATCATCGACAAGATCGTCGGCCAGGTCGGCCGTCGTATCGACGAGTCCACGCCGATGTGTGACGCCCGCCTTCCCGATGGCTCCCGTGTGAACGCCATCATCCACCCGCTGACCATCGGTGGACCCTTCCTCACCATCCGGAAGTTCAAGGCCGATCCGCTCCAGGTCGACGACCTGATCCGCTTCGGCACGCTCGACGCCAACGCAGCCCGCTTCCTGCAGGCCTGCGTCGTCGGTCGCCTCAACATGATCGTCTCCGGCGGTACCGGTACCGGTAAGACGACGACCCTCAACGTGATGTCGTCGTTCATTCCCGAGACCGAGCGCATCGTGACGGTCGAGGATGCCAAGGAACTGCAGCTCCACCAGGACCACGTCCTGTGTCTGGAGACCCGCCCGCCGAACATCGAGGGACGAGGCGCCGTCACCATCCGTGACCTCGTCAAGAACTCGCTCCGCATGCGCCCCGACCGCATCGTGGTCGGTGAGTGTCGTGCCGGCGAGGCCCTCGACATGCTCCAGGCCATGAACACGGGCCACGACGGCTCGCTGACCACGGTCCACGCGAACACGCCGCGAGACACGCTCAGCCGTCTCGAGACCCTGACCCTGATGGCCGGCTTCGACCTGCCGGTGCGAGCGATCCGGGAGCAGATGGCCTCCGCCATCGACGTGATCGTGCAGATCGCCCGCCTCCGTGACGGTTCGCGCCGCATCACCCACATCACCGAGGTGCAGGGCATGGAAGGTGACGTGATCACCCTCCAGGACGTCTTCCTCTTCGACTTCAGCGCAGGTGTCGACGACAACGGCCGCTACCGCGGTGTGCTGAAGCCGACCGGAATCCGGCCCAAGTTCGCCGAGAAGCTCACCGCCGAGGGCATCCGCCTCGGTCCGGAGACCTTCCAGCCGAACGGCGGGGGCATGGTCGCACAGTGA
- a CDS encoding type II secretion system F family protein: MSLLRNSSSGRARTRGVAALLSSMLLVAGVLQVSVAAAQDDTEAVPTAPPELLLVNTVADPFVIVRSAAEPTDVAITIGGTDAEAGRPTPVTDTDLPIQTAIVIDNSAAAEGNLPAFLDAATAYISAAGDNEQIQVWTSGGAPRLRVGLNNDHERTEGIVDGIVAGAGASLIYDSIRNAALDFDGSGPGTTNMIVFAGAVDGGSAATAGEARGAVQAADASAFAVATSDSVVGTMQSLVSSTFGGAFAATEDPAEIAGYGGSVSQVVNHTWVIPFASEELGVNNQITLAIDGTTIRATYTPGSTSAGRALAPFADLGATGVPGFGFLSGDTGRLLGLLLGAIAAGLGAYSIVLLLQKDESELNSVLQAYNDPYANAAAAEADEASALSKNAILKRAVQLTEDLAERRGFLTRLEATLERADLPLRGGEALTAAAAITAGFALLGLLLMGSIPGMLVFALMGGLLPGFLVRMKASRRRKAFMTQLPDTLNLLSSTLKAGYSFMQGVEAVSQEIDDPMGSELRRIVTEAQLGRPLEDAMDASAERMDSPDFAWAVMAVKIQREVGGNLSELLLTVAETMTERERLRRDVSTLTAEGKMSAIVLGALPILLGMAMWAINPEYIDTLFTDSFGKVLLGMSIFAALAGFAWMKKIISIDI, translated from the coding sequence GTGAGCCTCCTGCGGAATTCCTCATCGGGCCGGGCCCGGACCCGCGGTGTGGCGGCGCTCCTCTCGAGCATGCTCCTCGTCGCCGGGGTCCTCCAGGTTTCGGTCGCTGCTGCCCAGGACGACACCGAAGCGGTGCCGACCGCGCCGCCCGAGCTGCTGCTGGTCAACACCGTCGCCGATCCGTTCGTGATCGTACGGTCCGCCGCCGAGCCGACCGACGTCGCCATCACCATCGGTGGCACCGACGCCGAGGCCGGGCGACCCACTCCCGTCACCGACACGGACCTGCCGATCCAGACGGCCATCGTCATCGACAACAGCGCCGCTGCCGAGGGCAACCTCCCGGCGTTTCTCGACGCCGCCACCGCCTACATCAGCGCGGCCGGCGACAACGAGCAGATCCAGGTGTGGACGAGCGGCGGCGCGCCCCGTCTGCGCGTGGGTCTCAACAACGACCACGAGCGCACCGAAGGCATCGTCGACGGCATCGTGGCCGGCGCAGGCGCCAGCTTGATCTACGACTCGATCCGCAACGCGGCCCTCGACTTCGACGGCAGCGGACCCGGCACGACGAACATGATCGTCTTCGCGGGCGCCGTCGACGGCGGCTCCGCCGCGACGGCCGGCGAAGCACGCGGCGCGGTGCAGGCCGCCGACGCATCGGCGTTCGCAGTCGCCACGAGCGACTCCGTGGTCGGAACGATGCAGTCGTTGGTCAGCTCGACCTTCGGCGGCGCGTTCGCAGCCACCGAGGACCCGGCCGAGATCGCCGGCTACGGCGGTTCGGTGTCGCAGGTGGTCAACCACACCTGGGTCATCCCGTTCGCATCCGAGGAACTCGGCGTCAACAACCAGATCACCCTGGCGATCGACGGCACGACGATCCGCGCCACGTACACGCCCGGATCGACGTCGGCCGGCCGGGCGCTGGCACCGTTCGCCGATCTCGGTGCCACCGGTGTCCCCGGCTTCGGCTTCCTCTCCGGTGACACGGGCCGCCTGCTCGGGCTCCTCCTCGGTGCCATCGCCGCGGGGCTCGGCGCCTACTCGATCGTTCTCCTGTTGCAAAAGGACGAGTCCGAACTCAACAGCGTGCTCCAGGCGTACAACGATCCGTACGCGAATGCGGCCGCCGCCGAAGCCGACGAAGCATCCGCCCTGTCGAAGAACGCGATCCTGAAGCGGGCCGTGCAGCTCACGGAGGACCTGGCCGAACGCCGGGGCTTCCTGACCCGCCTCGAAGCGACGCTCGAGCGAGCCGATCTCCCGCTGCGCGGCGGCGAGGCGCTCACCGCCGCCGCAGCCATCACAGCCGGTTTCGCCCTGCTGGGTCTCCTGCTGATGGGTTCGATCCCTGGCATGCTGGTGTTCGCCCTGATGGGTGGGCTCCTGCCCGGCTTCCTCGTCCGGATGAAGGCAAGTCGCCGTCGCAAGGCGTTCATGACCCAGCTGCCCGACACGCTCAATCTGCTGTCGTCGACGCTGAAGGCCGGCTACTCGTTCATGCAGGGCGTCGAAGCCGTTTCCCAGGAGATCGACGATCCGATGGGCAGCGAGCTCCGTCGCATCGTGACGGAGGCCCAGCTCGGTCGCCCGCTCGAGGACGCGATGGATGCATCGGCCGAGCGCATGGACTCGCCGGACTTCGCGTGGGCCGTCATGGCCGTGAAGATCCAGCGGGAGGTCGGCGGCAACCTCTCCGAGCTGCTGCTCACCGTTGCGGAGACGATGACCGAACGCGAGCGCCTGCGCCGGGACGTCTCGACGCTCACCGCCGAAGGAAAGATGAGCGCCATCGTGCTCGGCGCCCTGCCGATCCTGCTGGGCATGGCCATGTGGGCCATCAACCCCGAATACATCGACACCCTGTTCACCGACAGCTTCGGCAAGGTGCTCCTGGGTATGTCCATCTTCGCCGCACTCGCGGGGTTCGCATGGATGAAGAAGATCATTTCCATCGACATCTGA
- a CDS encoding response regulator transcription factor has product MLADDHRMLREGLSRSMSEHGFDVVGEARDGVEAVNMAYALTPDVVLMDVSMPEMDGVEACRQVRLAVPGTKVVMLTMHADQDVLANAIRAGACGYLVKDCSTEEIAGAVRMASNGDTALSPQLAASMLNEVRKLDMAPTREDRVVTKREEEVLQLIADGCSTSEVAEQMYISQKTVKNHLASIYQKLDARDRTQAVLQAVRMGIVSLE; this is encoded by the coding sequence ATGCTCGCTGACGACCACCGGATGCTCCGGGAAGGCCTCAGCCGTTCCATGTCGGAGCACGGCTTCGACGTCGTGGGGGAGGCCCGCGACGGTGTGGAAGCGGTCAACATGGCCTACGCCCTGACGCCGGATGTCGTGCTCATGGACGTCTCCATGCCGGAGATGGATGGCGTGGAGGCCTGCCGCCAGGTTCGTCTCGCCGTCCCGGGCACCAAGGTCGTCATGTTGACGATGCACGCCGACCAGGACGTGCTCGCCAACGCCATCCGCGCCGGCGCCTGCGGCTATCTCGTCAAGGACTGTTCGACCGAGGAGATCGCCGGTGCGGTCCGCATGGCCTCCAACGGCGACACCGCCCTCTCCCCCCAGCTCGCCGCCTCGATGCTCAACGAGGTGCGCAAGCTCGACATGGCACCGACCCGTGAGGATCGTGTCGTCACCAAGCGCGAAGAAGAAGTCCTCCAGCTCATCGCCGACGGATGCTCGACGTCCGAGGTCGCCGAGCAGATGTACATCAGCCAGAAGACGGTGAAGAACCACCTCGCGTCGATCTACCAGAAGCTCGATGCCCGCGATCGCACCCAGGCGGTCCTCCAAGCCGTGCGGATGGGCATCGTGTCGCTCGAGTAG